The Hymenobacter chitinivorans DSM 11115 genome segment GCCAGCAACTGATTTTTTGAAACTGCCATGTGCGGAATTGTAGGTTTTTACGGCCCCGATGACGTTGCCCACGACATCGTATTCGGTTTGACGGCGCTCCAGCACCGCGGCCAGGACGCGGCCGGCATTGCCACCTTCGACGATAATTTTCACCTCTGCAAGGGCAACGGCCTGATTGCCGACGTTTTCAAGCCCAAGCAGCTCAAGAAGCTCAAGGGCAACATCGGCATCGGCCACGCCCGCTATACTACCCAGGGCTCCAACGATGCCGAGCTGGCCCAGCCGTTTACGACCAGCTACCCGTTTGGGCTGGCTATGGTGCACAACGGCAACGTCATCAACTTCCGCTCGGCCGCCAAGCGCCTGCACGAGAAGTACCACGTGCTGCCCAAGACCAACAACGACCTGGAGCTCATCATGTACACCTTCGCCTCGGAGCTGCGCCTGAAAGACCTCGACAACCTCTCGGTTATCGACATTTTCGACGCCGTGGAGACGACCCAGGAGCTGGTGAAGGGCGCCTACGCCACCATTACCGTCATTGCCGGCCACGGCCTGCTGGCCTTCAACGACCCGCTGGGCATCCGGCCGCTGGTGCTGGGCCGCCGCGAAACGGAGAAGGGTCCCATCTACGCCTTTGCCTCCGAAAGCACCTGCTTCGACTACCTGGGCTTCGAGTTCATCAAGAACGTGGGCCCGGGCCAGGCGGTGTTTATCGACAAGAACTACAAGGTGCACTACAAGAACCCGTACAGCCTGCCCAAGGCCTTCTGCGTGTTCGAGCACATCTACTTCGCCCGCGAGGATTCCACGATTCACGGCCGGCTGGTGGCCCGGGAACGGGTGCGCCTGGGCAAGATTCTGGCCCGCAAGGTTATCGAGTCGGGCATTCAGCCGGATATGGTGATTGACGTGCCGTCGTCGGGCTACTTCTCCGCCTCGGGGTTGGCCGAGGCCATCGGCGTGCCGTATCGGCGGGCCTTGGTCAAGAACAACCACATGGGCCGCTCCTTTATCGTGAGCAGCCAGGCCGGGCGCGAGGATATCGTCAAGAAGAAGCTCAACCCGATTCGGGAGTTTGTGGAAGGCAAGAAGATTGCCGTGGTTGATGACAGCATCGTGCGGGGTACTACCTCGCGGCGCATCGTGCGGATTCTGCGCGAGGCCGGGGCCAAGGAAGTCTACTTCATTTCGTCGGCCCCGCCCATCGTGTCGCCCTGCATCTACGGCATCGACATGGCCATGAGCACCGAGCTGATTGCGGCCAACTACACCGAGGAGGAAATCTGCCGCTACATCGAGGCCGACAAGGTGATTTACCAGTCCATCGAGGATTTGCAGGAGCTGTTTTCCGAGGACAAGGGCCACGGCGGCAACTGCTTTGCCTGCTTCACCGGCCAGTACCCCACCGGCGACGTGACCAAGTACCTGCGCCACATCCAGGAGGAGCGCCAGAGCCACCGCGGCGACAAGAAAAGCGCGGCTGCCGAGCCCGTGTCTTCGGTCAGTGCCAAAGCCCCCGAGCCGACGGAGCACTAACCCCACCCCAACCCCTCCCCTCCGGGAGAGGGGCTCTACTTTTAGTCTCTAGGTTTTAGTTTAAAACAGCCTTCTCAAACATCTTCGTCCGGCTCCCCTCTCCCGGAGGGGAGGGGCCGGGGGTGGGGTCTACCACATGAACAACACCATCAAAGAAACCGCCGGCTATTCCATCGAGGAAGGCAACGCTGCCTCCAAGAATGCCTACCACTGGGCGCAGAAAACCTTCTCGACCCGGGCGGGTAAGCCCGGCGAGCCGGCCCAGGACTTAGCAGGGGGCTTCTCCAACGAAATCCGCTTTGGTAGTGAGCGGCTGGGTATCGGCTCCGACGGCATCGGAACCAAGATTGAAGTGGCCGAGCGCCTGGACCGCTACGACACGCTGGGCTACGACCTGATTGCGATGGTAGCCGACGACCTGGTGGTGGCGGGCTTTATCCCAACCAACCTGTCGAACATCATCGACGTGAACACGCTCGACTACGCGGTGGTGGATGAGCTGATGCACGGCCTGCACGACGCGGCCCAGTTCAGCCAGATTGCCGTGACGGGCGGCGAAATTGCCGAGCTCGGCAACCGCATCGGGGGCTACCCGGGGGCCCGGATGAACTTCAACTGGTGCTCGACGGCGGTGGGCGTGCTGCACCCCAGCCTGGAGCGGCCTTTGAGCGGGGCCAACGTGCGGGCCGGGCAGGCCGTGGTGGCGCTTCGCTCGCCTTCGTTCCGCTCCAACGGGTACTCCCTGGCCCGCCGCGCCCTGACCAAAGCCTTCGGCGAAATGTGGCACCAAGCACCCTATTCCGGCCCCGACGCGGCCGAAATGGGCCAGACCTGGGGCGAGGTAATGCTGGCTCCCTCGCTCATCTTCGCGCCCGGCGTAGGGGCGGTGCTGGATGCGGGCCTGCCCCTGCACGCGGCGGCCCACATTACCGGCGGCGGTATTGCCGACAACTTCAAGCGGGTGTTGAAAAACGGTGTGGGAGCTGAATTGACCAACTTGTTTGAGCCCCTGCCCGCCATGCAGCAGCTGGCCGAGCTGGCCGGCATTACGCCCACGGAAGCCTACCTGTACTGGAACATGGGCAACGGCATGCTGCTCGTAACCGACGAAGCCCAGGCCGAAGCCGTCGCCGAAACCCTGCGCGGCAAAGGCTACCAGGCCCAGGTCGCCGGCCGCATCACGGCCGAGCCGGGCGTGCGCCTGAACGTTGGCGCGGGTGAGCTACGCTACGAAGCCTAGTAGCTACGCGCTGCCCGCCGGTAGGTACTCGCTGCCCGATGGTAGGTGGTAGCTGACTGACGGTAGTTGCTATCTGACCAGTGGTAGTTGATGTCTGTCACATGGTAGTTGCTATCTGTCACATGGTAGTTGCTATCTGTCCAGTGGTAGTTAATGGCTGGCGTAGGGTAGTTGCTATCTGTCCAGTGGTAGTTAATGGCTGGCGTAGGGTAGTTGATGCCTGACTAATGGTAGTTGCTATGTGGCGGGCGGTAGTTGATGCCTGACCGTTGGTAGGAGCTGTAGTAGCTTAGAAGACAAAGCCCTTACTCGTTGGCAACGGGTAAGGGCTTTGTGGTGAAAGGCTGGGTCGTACTGAGCGGAAGACGTGTCATGGCTTCAGCCTTTGGCTTCGCAATGACACGTCTGTTCATTTCTCACATTCCCTTCCAGTAGCCCATCAGCACAGGAAGCAGTAGCCCATTACTCTGCGGGCTCGATGTCGAAGCCGGCTTGGGCAACGGACTTCATGATGAGCTCGGGAATGGGGTTGTCGCCCTCCACGGTGAGGATTTTGTCGGAGCTATTGGTGTCGACCTGCCACTTCTCGACGCTGGCTTCGGCGTCGAGGAAGGGCGTAACGGCGCGCAGGCAGTTGGCGCAGTTGATGCTGGTTTTGAACTTCAGAGTAGGCATAACGCACGGAGTAAGGACCGAACAGGAAACGGGTAACTACCCTGGGTGTACGGAGCCAAAGCCGGAGCGGTGGTAAGACGGCTTCCGGCAACGCGGGCTTGGCCTAAAACGACGTGAAGGTGTAGGTGGTGTAGTAGGGGGCGCCGTCGAGGGGGCTCAGGCCGTTGTCCTGCTTGAATTTGAGGGTGGAGGCGGTGAGCTCCAGCAGCTCGTAGGTGCGCACCGAGCTGCCAATGACGGACAGCGTGTGGTTGGCCGCGTCGAGCTGCCACTGGGCCAGGTTGACTTGGGGCGCGGCAGCCTCACATTTGCTGGCGCCTTCGTCGATGCGCAGGGCGTGGTCGGGTGCGAATTGCCAGAAGTCGTCCAGGTCGCAGGCCGGGGATACGCTGTAATTGTCCACGTCGCGGCGGGCGTTGCCGGTGGCGTACACGAAGGTGGTAACGTTGGCACTCATGCGCCAATTTTTGGCCGTGAGCCACTGGATGTTTTCGGGCAGTTCCTCGTTTTTTTCGCAGGAGCTGAGGCCGGCCGCCAGGCCAAGCAGTACGGGTAGCAGGGAGGTGCGTTTCATAGCAACAGAAAAGGGGAGTGGAAAAATAGACAAGTCCGCCTCTGCTCGGCGGCGGGCAGGGGCCTGACCGGCGCCGGGCCCGGAAGGTTGCGTGGGCCGGTCCGAGTGGCGACTTTTACCGTATTTCACGGCCGAATACCCCCTGTCCTTCCTTCGCCGCTTTCTTCCGCTTGCCGCTATGACCACTCCCGAATTCTGGCAATTGCTGGATGCCTCCACCGCCGCCGCTACCGGCAACCAGTCTGCCCAGGCCGATTATTTGTCGGAACAACTGGCCGCCCTGGAGCCCGAGCAGATTATCGAGTTTGAGTGCCAGCTGCGCCAACATCTGCGCGAAGCCGACGACTTCAAGATAATGGCCGCCCTGAAAATCATGGATGGCTTCGTCTCCGACGATTCCTACCTGTACTTCCGCTGCTGGCTGGTGGGGCAGGGCGAGGCCGTGTTCCGCCAGGCCCTGCAAGACGCCGACACCCTGGCCCAGGTGGCTCAGGAGCCCTACCAGGAGTTTGAAAACCTGCTCTACGTGGCTACCGAGGCCTTCGGGCGGCGCACCGGGCAGCCAAAAGAAGATGAAACGTTTCCGCGCGCCGTAGCTTCCAGCCGGGGCCTCAGCTACGACTTTGGCGCCGAAACCACGGGCGAGGACTGGCGGGAAGAGCAACTGCCCAAGCTGCTGCCGCGGCTCTGGAAGAAGTTTAACTGAGGGAGCTCCAATACCGAGTTGTAGTAGCAGCACGGAGCGAATACAACGAGGCCCATGCTACGGATGCAGCGTGGGCCTCTTCATTGGCAATAAATGCTGGCCGGGTTACGCCGGGCGCTGGGGCCGTTTCTCCAGAATCAGGTTGGTGCGGAAGGTGTTCAGGCTTTCCTCCAGGCCCACGGGATACACGTGGGGGTTGAGGAAGCGCCGGATGCTGGGGTCGAGGCTGGCTACTTCGCGCTGGGCCTTTTCGCGGCTTTGCTGCAGCGTGGGTAGCTCGGCCACCAGCTTCCCCTGGCGGAATATGGGCTCCAGCAGCTCCCGGAACTGGGTGCTACGAATGGGCCGGCGGCGCGTGGGGTCCACGGGGTCCACGATGGTCAGCTCGGCGGGCAGGGGCTCGGCCATATTGTAGAGCATGTCGGCCCGGGGCTGGCCCTTCTCGGTTTCGTAGCGCCGCACCTGCAGAATGCCCGGAATGCTGGTTTTGGCCAGCTGCTCGGAGATTTTGACGGTGTATTCCCAGCCCGAGTCGTCGGCTTTGCGCAGGGCGGCCAGCTTATACACCCCGCCCAAAGCCGGCTGGTCGTAGGCTGTCACCAGCTTGGTGCCAATGCCCCAGGTATCAATCTGGGCACCCTGCTGCTTGAGGCTGACGATGAGGTTTTCGTCGAGGTCGTTGCTGGCCACGATGCGCGTTTTGGGAAAGCCGGCCTCGTTGAGCAGGGCCCGGGCTTCGCGGCTGAGGTAGGCCAAGTCGCCGGAGTCGAGGCGAATACCGCCCAGCTCGTGGCCTTTTTCGCGCAGGCGGCGCGCCACGCTGATGGCCCGGCGCACGCCTTCCAGCGTGTCGTAGGTATCAACGAGGAATACGGAGTCGTCGGGAAACGCCTCGGCGTAGGCTTCAAAAGCAGCTTCTTCCTCGGCAAACGACATGACCCAGCTGTGGGCGTGGGTGCCGCGCACCGGAATGCCGAAGCGCAGCCCGGCCAGCACGTTGGACGTCCCGTCGACGCCGCCCAGGTAAGCCGCCCGGCTGGCCCCGAGGCCGCCATCGAAGCCCTGGGCCCGGCGCAAGCCGAACTCCAGCACCTGGTCGTCGCCGGCGGCTTCGCGGATGCGGGCGGCCTTGGTGGCAATCAGGGTCTGGAAGTTGAGCAGCGTGAGCAGGGCCGTTTCCAGCAGCTGCACCTGCAGCAGCGGGCCCTTGATGCGCATCAGGGGCTCATTGGCAAACACCACGGTGCCCTCGGCAATGGCATCCACGTCGCAGCTGAAGCGCAGCTCCCGCAGGTAGTCCAGAAACTCGGAGGGGAACAGGGCCGCGCCTTTCGAGCCGCGCAGGCTGGCCAGGTAGGCCAGGTCGTCGGCCGAAAAGCGCAGGTTCTGGAGCCAGTCGGTGGCGTAGGCCAGGCCGGCGCACACGGCGTAGCCCCCGCTGAAGGGGGGCTTGCGGAAGTAAAGGTGAAAAACAGCTTCCCGATCCTGCAGGCCCTGCTTCCAGTAGCCGTAGCTCATTGTGAGCTGGTAGAGGTCGGTAACGAGGCTGAGCGACGACGAGTAAAGGCCGGAAAGTGGCGCATGTTCCTGAGAATGAGACATTGCAGACAGGGGTTGACGAGGCGAAATGTAAATACTCACAAGGGCATACGGCCGAAGTACCCACCCGGCCGGAGCCCAACCAAAGGGCTAAGCTCTGGGCAAAGGTGGATGAAAATATATAATACAACTATAATTGGATTATATGGAGTATAAGTTGTTACTTGAGCTTGATTTATTCCTGCTATTGGCTTCGCTATAGCTGATACCTGCTGCTCTGCTCCATTCAACACTTTTACCCTAAATGTATGCGTACATTATTACCCGCCGCGGCCCTGGCTGCGTTCCTGGGCAGCCTCAGTGCGCCGGCCCGGGCCCAGCAACATGCTGCCCTCCCCGTTAATACCATCGGCTCGGGCCCAGCCACAGCGGCCCGGGCGGCGGCCATAAGCAGCTGGACTAGTCTGGCGGCCATGCCCGAACGGCAGAGTAATGGGGGAGTGGCCGTGCTCAATGGTAAAATTTATGTCTTTGGCGGCTATCTGCGGACCATTACCAACCCTGGGGGCGACTTTACCAAGCAAGTACAGGTGTATGACATTGCCACCAACACTTGGAGTAAGGCGGCCGATATGCCCTTCCGTATAACCGCCAACGGCGGCGTGGCCAAAGATGGGTTACTGTATAATTTTTCAGGGAGTATAGTCGATAATGTGCCGCAGAGTCCCAGCACATCGTTGGTATACAACCCTGGCGCCAATACGTGGGCTACCAGCACCTTTGCCAACTATCCTTATTCCCAAGCAGGAACCCAGAGTACTACAAACGCGCGGGCCTGGATTGGCTTAGATGGTAAAATCTATGTCCACGAGCCGGAAAGAAGTGTTTTGGCTTTAGACCCCGTGGCCAACACCTGGGGGCAAGACATAACTCCGCCCAACATCGACTCGCGCTTTCAGGACCGGTATGCCATGGCTATGGTCATGGATGGCAGCGGCCAGATTCATGCCTTCGGGGGTGGGCAGAGCGGTACGGTACCCGGCGCTTACCAACAAGCCAATACCCGGCACGCAGTGTATACCCCCGCTACCGGCGTCTGGACCACGGCAGCGCCGTTGCCCGTTGCGAAGCTGGGCGCCTCGGCTGTGCTCGGTTCGGAT includes the following:
- the purF gene encoding amidophosphoribosyltransferase, encoding MCGIVGFYGPDDVAHDIVFGLTALQHRGQDAAGIATFDDNFHLCKGNGLIADVFKPKQLKKLKGNIGIGHARYTTQGSNDAELAQPFTTSYPFGLAMVHNGNVINFRSAAKRLHEKYHVLPKTNNDLELIMYTFASELRLKDLDNLSVIDIFDAVETTQELVKGAYATITVIAGHGLLAFNDPLGIRPLVLGRRETEKGPIYAFASESTCFDYLGFEFIKNVGPGQAVFIDKNYKVHYKNPYSLPKAFCVFEHIYFAREDSTIHGRLVARERVRLGKILARKVIESGIQPDMVIDVPSSGYFSASGLAEAIGVPYRRALVKNNHMGRSFIVSSQAGREDIVKKKLNPIREFVEGKKIAVVDDSIVRGTTSRRIVRILREAGAKEVYFISSAPPIVSPCIYGIDMAMSTELIAANYTEEEICRYIEADKVIYQSIEDLQELFSEDKGHGGNCFACFTGQYPTGDVTKYLRHIQEERQSHRGDKKSAAAEPVSSVSAKAPEPTEH
- a CDS encoding AIR synthase-related protein encodes the protein MNNTIKETAGYSIEEGNAASKNAYHWAQKTFSTRAGKPGEPAQDLAGGFSNEIRFGSERLGIGSDGIGTKIEVAERLDRYDTLGYDLIAMVADDLVVAGFIPTNLSNIIDVNTLDYAVVDELMHGLHDAAQFSQIAVTGGEIAELGNRIGGYPGARMNFNWCSTAVGVLHPSLERPLSGANVRAGQAVVALRSPSFRSNGYSLARRALTKAFGEMWHQAPYSGPDAAEMGQTWGEVMLAPSLIFAPGVGAVLDAGLPLHAAAHITGGGIADNFKRVLKNGVGAELTNLFEPLPAMQQLAELAGITPTEAYLYWNMGNGMLLVTDEAQAEAVAETLRGKGYQAQVAGRITAEPGVRLNVGAGELRYEA
- a CDS encoding heavy-metal-associated domain-containing protein; the encoded protein is MPTLKFKTSINCANCLRAVTPFLDAEASVEKWQVDTNSSDKILTVEGDNPIPELIMKSVAQAGFDIEPAE
- a CDS encoding DUF4240 domain-containing protein, with the translated sequence MTTPEFWQLLDASTAAATGNQSAQADYLSEQLAALEPEQIIEFECQLRQHLREADDFKIMAALKIMDGFVSDDSYLYFRCWLVGQGEAVFRQALQDADTLAQVAQEPYQEFENLLYVATEAFGRRTGQPKEDETFPRAVASSRGLSYDFGAETTGEDWREEQLPKLLPRLWKKFN
- a CDS encoding nicotinate phosphoribosyltransferase, with product MSHSQEHAPLSGLYSSSLSLVTDLYQLTMSYGYWKQGLQDREAVFHLYFRKPPFSGGYAVCAGLAYATDWLQNLRFSADDLAYLASLRGSKGAALFPSEFLDYLRELRFSCDVDAIAEGTVVFANEPLMRIKGPLLQVQLLETALLTLLNFQTLIATKAARIREAAGDDQVLEFGLRRAQGFDGGLGASRAAYLGGVDGTSNVLAGLRFGIPVRGTHAHSWVMSFAEEEAAFEAYAEAFPDDSVFLVDTYDTLEGVRRAISVARRLREKGHELGGIRLDSGDLAYLSREARALLNEAGFPKTRIVASNDLDENLIVSLKQQGAQIDTWGIGTKLVTAYDQPALGGVYKLAALRKADDSGWEYTVKISEQLAKTSIPGILQVRRYETEKGQPRADMLYNMAEPLPAELTIVDPVDPTRRRPIRSTQFRELLEPIFRQGKLVAELPTLQQSREKAQREVASLDPSIRRFLNPHVYPVGLEESLNTFRTNLILEKRPQRPA